The Chitinophagaceae bacterium genome window below encodes:
- a CDS encoding nuclear transport factor 2 family protein, with amino-acid sequence MKFFLTVSLTVMYYSSMTAQSTEDLVKTAVNNMFTAMKNADSAGLKNVFSETAVLQTISGTKEGETVVRTEIISDFVSFVGKTTKGDADEQISFGAVHIDGALASVWTPYQFFYKGKFSHCGVNSFQLVRIKGEWKIQYIIDTRRKDNCK; translated from the coding sequence ATGAAGTTTTTTCTTACTGTTTCCTTAACAGTGATGTATTACAGCTCAATGACTGCACAGTCAACCGAAGATTTGGTAAAAACAGCCGTAAACAACATGTTTACAGCCATGAAAAATGCGGATTCTGCCGGATTAAAGAATGTATTTTCCGAAACGGCTGTTTTGCAAACCATCAGCGGTACAAAAGAAGGGGAGACGGTGGTAAGAACTGAAATAATCAGTGATTTTGTTTCATTTGTTGGAAAAACTACGAAGGGTGATGCAGATGAACAAATTAGTTTTGGCGCTGTTCATATTGATGGAGCTCTTGCTAGTGTATGGACCCCGTATCAATTTTTTTATAAAGGCAAGTTTAGTCATTGCGGAGTAAACTCATTTCAACTTGTGCGAATAAAAGGCGAGTGGAAGATTCAGTACATTATTGATACCAGGAGAAAAGACAATTGTAAATAA
- a CDS encoding Hsp20/alpha crystallin family protein → MVKVHNPVQKNLNSFFDEFFNELPAFGKTINNLFTPAANIVETPEAYHVELNVPGRNKEDFNITVDKGLLTISYEKKEETKNEDLKVVRREFSFQSFKRSFNLDDKINAEAIQAKYESGLLKLLLPKLREEKQPVKNITIQ, encoded by the coding sequence ATGGTAAAAGTTCACAACCCCGTTCAGAAAAACCTCAATTCATTCTTTGATGAGTTCTTCAATGAGTTACCGGCTTTTGGTAAAACAATCAACAACCTGTTTACTCCGGCTGCAAACATTGTTGAAACGCCTGAAGCGTATCATGTAGAATTAAATGTACCGGGGCGTAATAAAGAAGATTTTAATATTACGGTTGACAAAGGTTTACTCACTATCAGTTACGAGAAAAAAGAAGAAACAAAAAATGAAGACCTGAAAGTGGTACGCAGAGAATTCAGCTTCCAGAGTTTTAAACGCAGTTTTAACCTGGATGATAAAATTAATGCGGAAGCCATACAGGCGAAGTATGAAAGCGGTTTGTTGAAATTATTACTTCCAAAACTCAGGGAAGAAAAGCAACCTGTAAAAAATATTACCATTCAGTAA
- a CDS encoding BrxA/BrxB family bacilliredoxin — protein MYPAEIVLPMKGEMTDGGFDELLTPEAVDTALTQKGTSLVFINSVCGCAAGSARPGVLMAVSNSAKRPDHLLTSFAGFDTDAIKKIREHLMPYPPSSPAIALFKDGQLVHFVERHNIEGRPAQMIAQNLIGAFEEHCN, from the coding sequence ATGTATCCAGCAGAGATAGTATTACCCATGAAGGGAGAAATGACAGATGGCGGTTTTGATGAATTGCTCACACCGGAAGCAGTAGATACTGCTCTTACACAAAAAGGAACCAGCCTGGTTTTTATTAATTCAGTTTGCGGTTGTGCTGCAGGCAGTGCAAGACCGGGTGTATTGATGGCTGTGAGTAACAGTGCAAAACGTCCTGATCACCTGCTTACAAGTTTTGCAGGTTTTGATACAGATGCCATTAAAAAGATCCGTGAACATTTAATGCCTTATCCGCCAAGTTCACCGGCTATTGCATTATTTAAAGATGGTCAGTTGGTTCATTTTGTAGAGCGTCATAATATTGAAGGCCGCCCTGCACAAATGATTGCACAGAACCTCATTGGTGCATTTGAAGAACATTGTAATTAA
- a CDS encoding GAF domain-containing protein, which produces MRINPAFKITLIYCAVGFLWIYLSDRFLFLFFQLKTENDQIIFQNIKGFFYVIITGYLLYALMKSFYKKNDDRLSELEVKQQQLSAIQTLTKTGNWEYDILQQKIIWSEVTEQIFEVDASYKLNHDFILTHHLKHKENKETVRNALKDAEVTGASFDLELEIVSAKGNEKWIKFVGKPVVENSTCIKIIGSYQDITELKNKEEKIIELSRLYHVITDVNKATVRLKDELTLFKEVCEIAVTVGLFRMAWIGKVDEETQTIVPIVHAGAEEGYLSQINIITYKDEPLGRGPTGSALREGKHFVCNDIETDPRVQPWRDAQLKRGYKSSISLPITKGGKVIGAFTLYAPQKNFFDNQEVELLKDATADLAYALENMEKELLRQKAESNVLEALERYDIVSKATSDTIWDWDIESGTIFYNKGISNVFGYTDSEIVNTFAWKEMNIHKGNISHVKKKFNEVFYNREQIVQCEYRFRCADGRYKFVLDRAFVKYNANGDPSRVIGTMQDITSEIEYEIRVEKAVITTQEQERLQIGMELHDNVNQILSVSLLYLGMIKENNANGLNVDGTISKSEQYIKDAINEIRRLSHELAPVSLKDISLHEAFEILTSSINENKKISIKLHIDPMDKNQMPGDLKINMYRILQEQMNNIVKYAEATEVTISLTADEDFFRLMIVDNGKGFEPKVKSKGIGLENMRRRAKLFSGEFKLNTSPGNGCEVIVEIPLLKEQD; this is translated from the coding sequence ATGCGTATCAACCCTGCTTTTAAAATCACATTAATTTACTGTGCTGTTGGTTTTTTGTGGATATATCTCAGCGATAGATTTCTGTTTCTTTTTTTTCAACTGAAAACTGAAAATGACCAAATCATTTTTCAAAACATCAAAGGTTTCTTTTATGTAATTATAACAGGCTATCTGCTGTATGCTTTGATGAAGTCGTTTTATAAAAAAAATGATGACAGGTTATCAGAGCTTGAAGTTAAGCAGCAACAGCTTTCTGCAATACAAACACTTACCAAAACCGGAAACTGGGAGTATGATATTTTGCAGCAAAAAATAATATGGTCGGAAGTAACAGAGCAGATTTTTGAAGTTGATGCTTCTTATAAATTAAATCATGATTTTATTTTAACCCATCATTTAAAGCACAAAGAGAATAAAGAGACCGTTCGTAATGCGCTGAAGGATGCAGAAGTGACCGGAGCATCATTTGATCTCGAACTGGAAATAGTTTCTGCAAAAGGAAATGAAAAGTGGATCAAGTTTGTTGGTAAACCTGTTGTGGAAAATAGTACCTGTATTAAAATCATCGGCTCCTACCAGGATATTACAGAGCTGAAAAATAAAGAAGAAAAGATTATAGAGTTAAGCAGGCTTTACCATGTTATAACTGATGTAAATAAAGCAACTGTCCGCTTGAAAGATGAGCTTACTTTATTTAAGGAGGTATGTGAGATTGCAGTAACTGTTGGTTTGTTCCGTATGGCCTGGATTGGTAAGGTAGATGAAGAAACACAGACAATAGTTCCCATTGTTCATGCCGGGGCAGAAGAAGGGTATCTTTCTCAAATCAATATAATTACTTATAAAGATGAACCGCTGGGAAGAGGCCCAACCGGCTCCGCTTTACGGGAAGGGAAGCATTTTGTTTGCAATGATATCGAGACAGATCCAAGGGTACAACCCTGGCGTGATGCTCAGTTAAAACGTGGTTATAAATCTTCAATCTCGTTGCCAATTACAAAAGGGGGAAAGGTAATTGGTGCGTTTACTTTATACGCACCACAGAAGAATTTTTTCGACAATCAGGAAGTTGAATTACTGAAAGATGCAACAGCTGATCTTGCTTATGCATTGGAAAACATGGAGAAGGAGTTGCTTCGTCAAAAGGCTGAGTCAAACGTTCTGGAAGCTTTGGAACGGTACGATATTGTTTCAAAAGCTACAAGTGATACTATTTGGGATTGGGATATTGAGAGCGGGACAATTTTTTACAACAAAGGAATTTCAAATGTGTTTGGGTATACAGATAGTGAGATAGTTAACACTTTTGCCTGGAAAGAAATGAATATTCATAAAGGAAATATCAGCCATGTAAAAAAGAAATTTAATGAAGTGTTTTATAACCGTGAACAGATTGTACAGTGTGAATACAGGTTTCGTTGTGCTGATGGCAGATATAAGTTTGTATTGGACAGAGCGTTTGTAAAATACAATGCAAATGGAGATCCATCACGGGTAATTGGAACAATGCAGGATATTACAAGTGAAATAGAGTATGAAATAAGAGTTGAAAAAGCAGTTATTACTACACAGGAGCAGGAACGTCTGCAGATTGGTATGGAGTTGCATGATAATGTGAATCAGATTTTGTCTGTCTCACTTCTTTACTTAGGTATGATAAAAGAAAATAATGCAAATGGCCTTAATGTGGATGGTACCATTTCTAAAAGCGAACAGTATATTAAAGATGCAATCAATGAAATCCGCAGACTGTCTCACGAACTTGCGCCGGTTTCGTTAAAGGATATTTCACTGCATGAAGCATTTGAAATTCTTACAAGCAGCATCAACGAAAACAAAAAAATCAGCATAAAGCTGCACATTGATCCGATGGATAAGAACCAGATGCCAGGCGACCTCAAAATTAATATGTACCGGATTCTGCAGGAACAAATGAATAATATTGTGAAGTATGCAGAAGCTACTGAAGTAACCATCAGCTTAACTGCAGATGAAGATTTTTTCAGGTTAATGATTGTGGATAATGGCAAAGGGTTTGAACCAAAAGTTAAGTCTAAAGGGATTGGATTGGAAAATATGCGGCGAAGGGCAAAATTATTTTCCGGAGAGTTTAAATTGAATACATCGCCGGGTAATGGCTGTGAAGTTATTGTAGAAATTCCCTTATTAAAAGAGCAGGATTAA
- a CDS encoding TonB-dependent receptor — protein sequence MKKISAFLTAAFLTLSLAGFAQKISRISGEVKDEAKKPLAGITISLLKANDSSLVKADITDKAGAYAFAEVKDGAYLIAVTAAGYQKTFSTLVQIKDGGEAVVPSFNLQPETKNLKELIVAGRKPMFEQKPDKLVVNVDASPTNAGANALEVLEKSPGVTVDKDGNISLKGKGGVQVFIDGKPAYLSGADLANYLRNMQGSQLEQIEIMTNPPAKYDAAGNSGIINIKTKKSKQMGYNGSVTTGYTQGRYQRYNNSFNFNYRKNKVNLFANGNFNARNSFQELNIQRSFSDQTTKQIVSLFEQETKMIHKNRSLNGKAGLDFFATKKTTFGITANGFYSPGKFLSTSDINIFNPGHALLGKTFGKADNSSTWKHFGTNLNFRHVFDTTGREITADIDHLRYNVDNSQSLFNRYENNTGGYSMLPDTLYGNLPQQIRIYTAKVDYVHPFKKGLKFEAGFKTGFVETDNDARYDSLLNNSMKLDSARRNHFVYDEYINAAYVNFSKQLNKKISAQVGLRLENTSANGRSTGYTLNDTRDKFVDFDTTFHLSYTQLFPTAYIQYAINEKHSLGLNYGRRIRRPDYESLNPFVEFIDRYTYEQGNPNLRPQFSHNIELSHTYMGFLTTTLNYTNTNNIIQEVLEQNEDKNESYIKRANIAKQQQIGIAVSAFKQIKKWSGNIYVNVFNNMFEGLVNNDFVKLSSTTMIMSASTSYKFGKDWTTEVSGFYRSAGYEGVFNIQPLGELNFGVSKPVLKNKATIRLSVRDILWTQAAKGEIKYGLVNASFQQRRDSRTVGMTFTYRFSKGKINGNGRRKAGGAGDEQNRVKTGDN from the coding sequence ATGAAAAAGATTTCAGCATTTCTAACTGCGGCTTTTCTAACCTTATCATTAGCCGGATTTGCTCAAAAAATCTCAAGAATCAGCGGAGAAGTAAAAGATGAAGCAAAGAAGCCTTTAGCCGGGATTACAATCTCGCTTTTAAAGGCAAATGACAGCTCACTTGTAAAGGCCGACATTACCGACAAAGCAGGTGCGTATGCATTTGCAGAGGTAAAGGATGGTGCTTATCTGATTGCTGTAACCGCTGCCGGGTATCAAAAAACTTTCAGCACATTAGTGCAAATTAAAGATGGGGGCGAAGCCGTGGTTCCATCTTTCAATTTGCAACCTGAAACAAAAAACCTGAAAGAGCTTATTGTTGCTGGCCGTAAACCTATGTTTGAACAAAAGCCCGACAAATTAGTGGTGAATGTAGATGCATCACCCACAAATGCCGGAGCCAATGCTTTGGAAGTATTGGAAAAATCACCTGGTGTAACCGTTGATAAAGATGGTAACATCAGTTTAAAAGGAAAAGGCGGGGTGCAGGTTTTTATTGATGGAAAGCCGGCCTACTTATCCGGTGCTGACCTGGCCAATTATCTGCGTAACATGCAGGGTTCACAACTGGAGCAAATTGAAATTATGACTAACCCACCTGCGAAGTATGATGCAGCGGGTAACAGCGGTATCATCAATATCAAAACAAAGAAGTCGAAGCAAATGGGGTATAACGGAAGTGTAACTACCGGTTATACACAGGGCCGCTATCAGCGTTATAACAACAGCTTTAATTTTAACTACAGAAAAAATAAAGTGAATCTTTTTGCCAACGGAAATTTCAATGCAAGAAACTCTTTCCAGGAGTTGAACATACAACGCAGTTTTTCAGATCAAACAACCAAACAAATCGTTTCACTATTTGAACAGGAAACAAAGATGATACACAAAAACAGGAGTTTGAATGGGAAAGCGGGGCTTGATTTTTTTGCAACCAAAAAAACTACATTCGGTATTACAGCAAATGGTTTTTACAGTCCGGGAAAGTTTTTAAGTACCAGTGACATTAATATCTTCAACCCAGGTCATGCTTTGCTCGGAAAAACGTTTGGTAAGGCAGATAATTCATCAACCTGGAAGCACTTTGGTACGAATCTTAATTTCAGGCACGTGTTTGATACAACAGGCAGAGAAATAACAGCTGATATTGATCATTTAAGATATAATGTAGATAATTCGCAGAGCTTATTTAACAGGTATGAAAACAATACAGGAGGATATTCGATGCTTCCTGATACGTTGTATGGTAACCTGCCGCAGCAGATAAGAATCTATACTGCAAAAGTTGATTATGTGCATCCGTTTAAAAAAGGATTAAAATTTGAAGCAGGATTTAAAACCGGATTTGTTGAAACTGATAATGATGCACGCTATGACAGCCTGTTGAATAATTCAATGAAACTTGATTCTGCACGCCGTAATCATTTTGTATATGATGAGTATATAAATGCTGCCTATGTAAATTTCAGCAAACAGCTGAACAAAAAAATCAGTGCACAGGTTGGTTTACGTTTAGAAAATACTTCAGCAAACGGGCGTTCAACAGGATATACTTTAAATGATACAAGAGATAAGTTTGTTGACTTTGATACAACTTTTCATTTGAGTTACACACAACTTTTTCCAACAGCATATATTCAGTATGCAATCAATGAAAAACATTCGCTGGGTTTAAATTATGGCAGAAGAATCCGCAGACCCGATTATGAAAGTTTAAATCCTTTTGTTGAATTTATTGACAGGTATACTTATGAGCAGGGTAATCCTAATCTGCGGCCCCAGTTCAGTCATAATATTGAATTGTCTCACACGTACATGGGTTTCTTAACCACAACGTTGAATTACACCAACACCAATAATATTATACAGGAAGTACTGGAGCAGAATGAAGATAAAAATGAATCGTATATCAAAAGAGCAAACATTGCAAAGCAGCAGCAGATTGGTATTGCGGTAAGTGCTTTCAAACAAATTAAAAAATGGAGCGGAAATATTTATGTGAATGTGTTTAATAATATGTTTGAAGGACTTGTTAATAACGACTTTGTAAAGCTGAGCAGCACAACTATGATCATGAGTGCTTCCACTTCTTACAAGTTTGGGAAAGACTGGACAACCGAAGTAAGTGGTTTTTACAGAAGCGCAGGATATGAAGGTGTATTTAATATTCAGCCTTTAGGAGAATTGAATTTTGGAGTAAGCAAACCGGTATTAAAAAACAAAGCAACCATCCGTTTAAGTGTAAGAGATATTCTCTGGACACAGGCTGCCAAGGGTGAAATTAAATATGGTTTGGTAAATGCCAGCTTCCAGCAAAGAAGAGATTCCAGAACAGTGGGAATGACTTTTACTTACCGTTTCAGCAAGGGTAAAATAAATGGAAATGGCCGCCGTAAAGCAGGTGGGGCAGGTGATGAGCAGAACCGTGTTAAAACAGGCGATAACTAA
- a CDS encoding YajQ family cyclic di-GMP-binding protein, translating into MPSFDFVSKVDPQALDNAVNVTTKEITNRFDFKGNHVKIDLNKKDFKINIEVEDEMKMRQLIDTLISRAHKQGIAPEAFDQSKGPIQSGKLIKQEVLVRNGLKQEDAKKIVKIIKDSGLKVQASINDDIVRVTGKKIDDLQEVIQASKGWDLGIPLQFENMRS; encoded by the coding sequence ATGCCATCCTTTGATTTTGTAAGTAAAGTTGATCCCCAGGCACTGGATAATGCAGTGAATGTTACTACCAAAGAAATCACCAACCGGTTCGATTTTAAGGGAAACCATGTGAAGATTGATTTGAATAAAAAAGATTTCAAGATCAATATTGAAGTGGAAGATGAAATGAAAATGCGGCAGCTGATTGATACACTCATCAGTCGTGCCCATAAGCAGGGGATAGCACCTGAAGCTTTTGACCAGAGTAAAGGGCCCATTCAAAGTGGCAAACTCATAAAACAGGAAGTGCTGGTAAGAAATGGACTGAAGCAGGAGGATGCAAAGAAGATCGTCAAGATAATTAAAGACTCAGGTTTAAAAGTGCAGGCTTCCATAAACGATGATATTGTAAGAGTAACAGGTAAAAAGATCGACGACCTGCAGGAAGTAATCCAGGCATCAAAAGGCTGGGATCTGGGCATTCCTTTGCAATTTGAGAATATGCGTTCATAA
- a CDS encoding type B 50S ribosomal protein L31, translated as MKKELHPKNYRFVVFKDMSNGYSFLTRSTAPSKESVKWEDGNEYPLIKLEISSMSHPFFTGTNILVDTAGRIDKFKKKYAKKES; from the coding sequence ATGAAAAAAGAGCTTCATCCAAAGAATTATCGTTTTGTAGTGTTTAAAGACATGAGTAATGGCTATTCATTCTTAACCCGTTCTACTGCTCCTTCAAAGGAATCAGTAAAGTGGGAAGATGGTAACGAATACCCCCTCATTAAATTGGAAATTTCAAGCATGTCGCACCCGTTCTTTACAGGTACAAACATCCTGGTTGATACTGCAGGACGTATCGATAAATTCAAGAAAAAATACGCAAAAAAAGAGAGCTGA
- a CDS encoding transposase has product MSRKYKFEDQQQLYFITYAVVDWIDLFTRNEYKDILLKSWQHCCEQKGLEVYAWVIMTNHVHMIIGSNKNPCKAQEAKAQNPRLIPAPDLLLFNHYILAPLGGKESFIFKQIF; this is encoded by the coding sequence ATGAGCCGTAAATATAAATTTGAAGATCAACAGCAGCTTTATTTTATAACCTATGCTGTTGTGGATTGGATAGATTTGTTTACACGTAATGAATACAAAGACATCCTTTTAAAAAGCTGGCAACACTGCTGCGAACAAAAAGGACTTGAAGTTTATGCATGGGTGATTATGACCAATCATGTGCATATGATCATTGGCAGTAATAAAAATCCTTGCAAGGCACAGGAAGCCAAGGCACAAAACCCTCGCCTCATTCCTGCGCCAGACCTACTATTATTTAACCATTATATACTTGCGCCATTAGGGGGGAAGGAATCTTTCATATTTAAGCAGATATTTTAA
- a CDS encoding LysM peptidoglycan-binding domain-containing protein: MNRKSNGKMIQVLSYTFSYVVKKGETLSELATKFGTSVDEVQKQNNIKDANTISEGQKIKFRQTVYGGGSYGGGGAGGDTGNSN; this comes from the coding sequence ATGAATCGGAAATCGAATGGAAAAATGATTCAAGTTCTAAGTTATACTTTTTCGTATGTGGTTAAAAAGGGAGAGACTCTGAGTGAATTAGCAACAAAATTTGGAACAAGTGTAGATGAGGTGCAGAAACAAAACAATATTAAAGATGCTAATACAATAAGCGAAGGCCAGAAAATTAAATTTAGGCAAACTGTTTATGGAGGAGGAAGTTATGGTGGAGGCGGTGCTGGTGGGGACACAGGGAATAGTAATTAA
- the ychF gene encoding redox-regulated ATPase YchF, producing MGLKAGIVGLPNVGKSTLFNAVSNSAKAQASNYRFCTIEPNVGLVDVPDKRLDRLAELVIPDRTVPTQIEIVDIAGLVRGASKGEGLGNKFLANIREVDAIIHVIRCFEDENVLREEGAINPVSDKEIIDTELQLKDLDTVDRKIQRVEKMAKVGDAKAKDELHALQRCKAHLEQGKSIRSLDLNSAELDLIQDSFLLTQKKVVYVANVDEASMHVGNKYSQALIESVKDEDADVIVMNNNIEAQISEMEDPDDKQLFMDEYKMIEPALDRLIHSTYHLLGLQTYFTAGVQEVRAWTFHKGWKAPQCAAVIHTDFEKGFIKAEVIGYDDYLTYKTEAACREAGKLKIEGKEYVVKDGDVMHFRFNV from the coding sequence ATGGGTTTAAAAGCTGGAATTGTAGGGTTACCGAATGTAGGAAAATCAACTTTATTTAACGCTGTGAGCAACAGTGCCAAAGCACAGGCGAGTAATTACCGCTTTTGCACCATTGAGCCCAATGTGGGTTTGGTGGATGTTCCGGATAAACGCCTGGATAGACTGGCTGAGCTGGTAATCCCCGACCGTACAGTTCCTACGCAAATCGAAATTGTTGATATTGCTGGTTTGGTAAGAGGCGCAAGTAAAGGTGAAGGCTTGGGCAATAAGTTCCTTGCCAATATCCGTGAGGTGGATGCTATTATTCATGTGATCCGTTGTTTTGAAGATGAAAACGTTTTGCGTGAAGAAGGAGCCATTAATCCTGTAAGCGATAAGGAGATCATTGATACAGAATTACAGCTGAAAGATCTTGATACGGTAGACCGGAAAATTCAGCGTGTTGAAAAAATGGCAAAGGTTGGTGATGCAAAAGCAAAAGATGAGTTACATGCGTTGCAGAGATGTAAAGCGCACCTGGAACAAGGCAAAAGCATCCGCAGCCTGGATTTAAATTCTGCTGAACTGGACCTGATTCAGGATTCATTTTTACTTACTCAAAAGAAAGTGGTTTATGTAGCCAATGTTGACGAAGCCAGTATGCATGTTGGTAATAAATATTCACAGGCCCTGATTGAATCAGTGAAGGACGAAGATGCAGATGTGATAGTGATGAACAATAATATTGAAGCACAGATCAGTGAAATGGAAGATCCTGATGATAAGCAGTTATTCATGGATGAATACAAGATGATTGAGCCTGCACTTGACCGTTTGATCCACAGCACCTATCATTTACTGGGCCTGCAGACCTACTTTACTGCCGGTGTGCAGGAAGTAAGAGCATGGACCTTCCACAAAGGATGGAAAGCCCCGCAGTGCGCTGCTGTAATTCATACAGACTTTGAAAAAGGATTCATTAAAGCTGAAGTAATTGGTTATGATGATTACCTCACGTATAAAACAGAAGCTGCCTGTCGTGAAGCCGGTAAATTAAAGATTGAAGGAAAAGAATATGTTGTGAAAGATGGCGATGTGATGCATTTCAGGTTTAATGTATAA
- a CDS encoding spore maturation protein, which translates to MALSRIWSAFIIIAFLVAGIKMVSGDEKIFNRMVVGKSSDKYDSIFYYAVGSPLTQKLSPKYADFLKEYGYFKVDSVQKASVLLTDNLKADSVNIATAANPALKLFTYTSVQRQLVRKVDGIIETAKNAVVDIIIPLIGILALFMGFLSIAEKAGGVRVLSKIIWPFFSRIFPEILKGHPATGHMMMNFSANLLNLDNAATPFGLKAMESLQELNPNKAVASNSQIMFLALHASGLTLIPVTIIAFRSGLGAQNSTDIFIPCMIATFAATMAAMFVVSFKQKINVFQPVILAWVVGISAIIALLVLYVTGLNASQAQLFSGKLSNGIILVLFVAIVLGGLYKKIDVFDAFVDGAKGGFETGVRIIPYIVGMLVAISMLRTSGTFDVIINGMKTLFAALGTDTRFVDGLPTALIKPMSGSGARGMMIDTMKTFGADSFAGRLACILQGSSDTTFYVIAVYFGSVAVKNTRYAIGAMLIADLVGIITSILLAYLFFGSSL; encoded by the coding sequence ATGGCTTTAAGCAGAATCTGGAGTGCATTCATCATTATCGCTTTTCTTGTGGCAGGCATTAAAATGGTTTCAGGCGATGAAAAGATTTTCAACCGTATGGTGGTTGGCAAATCATCTGATAAATACGACAGCATATTTTATTATGCAGTCGGATCACCACTTACTCAGAAATTGTCGCCCAAGTATGCTGATTTCTTAAAGGAGTATGGCTATTTCAAAGTTGATTCAGTTCAAAAAGCTTCTGTTCTTCTCACGGACAACTTAAAGGCTGATTCAGTGAACATTGCTACTGCTGCAAATCCCGCACTAAAGCTGTTTACTTATACTTCAGTACAACGCCAATTGGTGCGTAAGGTTGATGGCATTATTGAAACAGCCAAGAATGCGGTTGTTGATATTATTATTCCGCTTATTGGTATCCTTGCTTTGTTTATGGGTTTTCTCAGTATTGCAGAGAAAGCAGGCGGAGTGAGGGTTTTATCTAAAATCATTTGGCCCTTCTTTTCAAGAATATTTCCTGAAATTCTAAAAGGACATCCTGCAACTGGTCACATGATGATGAATTTTTCAGCTAATCTGCTGAACCTTGATAACGCAGCCACACCATTTGGGTTAAAGGCAATGGAAAGTCTGCAGGAATTAAATCCAAACAAAGCAGTTGCGTCCAACTCACAGATCATGTTCCTTGCCCTGCATGCATCAGGCTTAACATTGATACCCGTAACAATCATTGCTTTCAGATCCGGATTGGGTGCACAAAACTCAACCGATATTTTTATTCCCTGTATGATTGCAACGTTTGCTGCAACAATGGCTGCGATGTTTGTTGTTTCCTTTAAACAAAAGATCAATGTATTTCAGCCGGTGATTCTTGCATGGGTAGTTGGTATTTCTGCAATCATTGCTTTACTGGTTTTATATGTAACCGGTTTGAATGCTTCACAGGCACAATTGTTTTCAGGCAAGTTGAGCAATGGAATCATCCTTGTTCTTTTTGTTGCTATTGTGCTTGGTGGTTTGTATAAAAAAATAGATGTGTTTGATGCGTTTGTTGATGGTGCTAAGGGCGGCTTTGAAACGGGTGTTCGTATCATTCCATACATCGTTGGTATGCTGGTAGCCATCAGCATGCTTCGTACCAGCGGTACATTTGATGTAATCATTAATGGAATGAAGACATTGTTTGCTGCACTTGGAACTGATACACGTTTTGTAGATGGATTGCCAACTGCATTAATTAAACCCATGAGCGGAAGCGGAGCAAGGGGAATGATGATTGATACCATGAAAACATTTGGTGCTGATTCATTTGCAGGAAGATTAGCCTGTATTCTGCAGGGGTCATCTGATACTACGTTTTATGTGATAGCCGTTTACTTTGGTTCAGTTGCAGTAAAAAATACACGCTATGCAATTGGAGCTATGCTGATTGCCGACCTGGTTGGTATCATCACTTCCATTTTACTGGCTTATTTGTTTTTCGGAAGTTCACTGTAA